One Chrysemys picta bellii isolate R12L10 unplaced genomic scaffold, ASM1138683v2 scaf4683, whole genome shotgun sequence genomic region harbors:
- the LOC135980586 gene encoding olfactory receptor 52B2-like gives DFSNPSTFILLGIPGLEASHVWISIPFCAIYAIALLGNFIILFIVKTEPSLHGPMYYFLCMLAVTDLVLSTSILPKMLTIFWFYSREINFSACLTQMYLILSFSVIESGILVAMAFDRYVAICDPLRHSTTLSNPVVAKIGLAMVLRGIMLILPHPFLARRWPYCRTNIIPHTYCEHIAVVKLACADISLSSYYSLSVAFLVIGTDVFFIAVSYTQILRAIFSLPTKDARLKTFGTCGSHLCVILAFYIPHLFAALSQRFGHNVALHFHVLMANIYLLVPPMLNPIIYGVKTQQIRERLVQRFTHKGT, from the coding sequence GACTtctccaacccctccaccttcatcctgctgggcattccagGCCTGGAGGCGTCCCATGTCTGGATTTCCATCCCCTTCTGCGCAATCTATGCCATAGCCCTCTTGGGGAACTTCATCATCCTGTTCATCGTAAAGACGGAGCCgagcctccatgggcccatgtactatttcctttgCATGCTGGCCGTCACCGACCTGGTCCTGTCTACATCCATCCTCCCCAAAATGCTGACCATCTTCTGGTTCTATTCCAGGGAGATCAATTTCAGTGcatgcctcacccagatgtacttaaTTCTCAGCTTCTCTGTGATAGAGTCTGGGATCCTTGttgccatggcttttgatcgctacgtggccatctgtgatcccctgagacattccaccacccTATCAAATCCGGTGGTGGCCAAAATTGGCCTGGCCATGGTGCTGCGCGGCATCATGCTCATATTGCCACATCCTTTCCTGGCGAGGAgatggccatattgcagaaccaacatcattccCCACACGTACTGTGAGCACATAGCTGTGGTGAAGTTGGCCTGTGCCGACATCAGTCTCAGTAGTTACTACAGCCTCTCTGTGGCATTCTTGGTTATCGGTACGGATGTGTTTTTTATCGCCGTGTCCTATACCCAGAtactcagggccatcttcagcctcccaacaaaggacgcccggctcaagacttttgggacctgcggctcccacctctgtgtcatCTTAGCCTTTTACATCCCGCATCTCTTCGCTGCCCTCTCGCAACGATTTGGGCACAATGTGGCCCTGCATTTCCATGTTCTCATGGCAAACATATacctcctggtgccccccatgctaaaccccatcatctatggggtgaAGACCCAACAGATCCGGGAAAGGTTGGTCCAGCGCTTTACTCATAAAGGGACCTAa